The nucleotide window CTCCTCACACACTTTGTGTCCCAGCAAGGCAGGATTACACTCAGGTTTGGTTTAGGGTATGGCATGGTGGGCCATGAACAGGGCTGTAACAGTGTTGTCTATGGAAAGGAATAAATCCCATCGTATCGCTAAAAGCATTTGGTCTGCAATCTCCATGAtttttgtacattacattattggcatttagcagacgctcttacccagagcgacttacatcggttacagtttttttaacaaagttatccatttatacagctggatattaactgaggcaatcgtaggttaagtacctcgcccaagggtaaTGGCAGCCTTTTAGTTACGAGttctcctccttaaccactatgctacactgctgccccattgATTTACCTTTGAGGAATGAACCTGTCTTACCTTGATCGTTTTTCTGCATGTAAGGGATGTGGTTGGGGTACAGTACATCCAAAGGGTTGGATTTGGCATCTAGAAGTTCATCCAGCAACTTCTCAGACGGAGGGGCTGTCCACGCTTTGTGTGACAGCACCTGATTGGACTCCGACCTCCACGAATTACTGAGCAGCGCCTGGCCCTTGGGTCTGTTGTCAAACAAGTCGTGTTCACTCCTGCTCTTCTGAGACCTGTGGGCAAAGTGGTAGGCCATTTGCCCTGGGGTGCTGCCttgcactgcattctgggagctgGCCAACAAAGAGTTTCCCAGAGTGATGGGAGGAAGACTTTGCGTCCTTATGGGTGGGAGCCCCTTGTATTCCTTCGCTGTGTGATTCTGCTTGAGGTGGTGCTTCTGATTTTCGCCGGGCCTCTTCCTGACATCGGAACTGTCCTCAGACTGCTCGCTTCCGGAGGAGTCCATGATGCAGTCGAAcatggtgatgatgtcatccaCCTCGGACGTCTCCTCCCTCAGGTGGCGGTCTCGGCTCTTGTCCTTCTGCCTTGCTGCCTGGTGCTCCTTCTTCTTTTTGCAGGAGAATATCTGGTTGAGCACGCTGAACTTCCCCTCCTTTTTCTGAGTCTGGTCGCTGTTCTGGGAATGCAGCTGCCTGGCTGATTCAGATCTGTGGAGATACAGCCAATGACCAGCAAAGAAACATGGTTAACTGACTTATAGCCGACGCAATCGTTAATGAAGTATTTGATGTCTGAAATTTACTATCAGTTTCAAATTGCAAAGGATTTGATATTAATCAAAGCAATTGCCAGCTTCAGCATTATTACTTGAAAGGTTTTCATTGTGgttgatttttgcttttgtaagtCCAGCTGGGAGAAAGTTttgacatatacagtacatacacactgaatCAACAACAGACTATTACATTGCATCAGTGGCTATGCCATACAAGTTTTTCCCTATTGTCCCTTCCCTCAGGATAAGTGCTCTGAGACTCTTGCATCAAATATGAAACATAGCtctgtttcattgcattttttgacAACGTCTTTTATCTTGCTGTTAAcaatttcagttttagtttGTTGAATGTGAGCAACAGTGTTCAGCGCTCCGAACCTGCTCTCTGTGGAGAGGAGCTTGATGCAGGCTGTGTGGCCGCAGTACATTGCATAAGTGAGGGGCGTGTTCTCGTTGATGTCCCGCGGCCCGGGGTCCACGCCCAGCTGCAGTAAGGCCTGGACGCAGTCCGCCTTCCCTGCCGCCGCTGCCCAGTGGAGAGGGGTCCTGCCAGTTTCAGTCCGGCACAGCGTCGGTATGGAGGAAGAGGGAACGCATTGCAGTGAGATGTCGTTTTCTGAAAGGGCCAGATAACCTGCAACTGGGCCTCCATCTCTTTACTTGACACCtataagttttttttgttattcctGTACTTCTGCATTTACTGTTTTCATATccattatttgaaataattcagACGGTTAAAGTcagtaaataaaatgcagtgtagTCATGGGTGACTTATGGAAAAATACATGCCATCCATTGTATATGGAAAGGAAATGAATAAGAGTCAAAAACATACTTCAGTTCAGTCACCCTCTCTCTTACCAGTGATGTGGTTATTCTAATTCAATATCTCTATAAAATGCGGCAACAGCCATATTCTCTATTCTAAAGTGAAGTCATGTATTTTAGTTATATACAGAATAGATATCTATCATTATACTGAACTACTGTTTCTCTTACAGTAAGTTGCTCTATAATGGCAACATAACCACAGGCATCAGGCCCAGCATATTAGCACAATGGAGAGGCATTCATACTGGTTACAGTCTATGGAAAAGTGCATGGTGTAAAGACCTAACTAGAACTGTCAGAGCTATAGATCCTTATCAACATCTTCTGATGCCACCTAAAAATGGACCCATATGCTTGTTAGgcacaatgtttttattgttatgcGCTTTTAATTTAGTGCCTGTTAAGTTATCAAACCTGATTGCTCTGTACCTACAATACATCAATGTTGCGCCTTTTACTCTTGTACTGTCTTTTATGTATCACACCACATTAGGCTTGTGAAAACCCTCTGGATGACAGCAACAATGAATGAATCATgatagtaatttttttttttttaaatgctgcctTGAGcaattttttagttttttagtgAGAGAACCACAACAGCTGCATGGATCAATTCTGGTGAATGAGACACACACGCCTACTCCATTACACAGAACTCCACATTGGGTGCGGGCTGCAATTCTTTTGTTTGGAGTCATGGCCTTTACTGGAACGTAGGCAACTATAAGGATCATCACATCTTGAGGCTGTAATCTAGTTTTCTGCTTGACTGTGACACAAGTGCTCCCCATGTCCCAGGTTTTTATTCCACGGGGTGGTTGAGGGATCAATGGTTTACCTCTCGTCCACATCCAGCGCCTGCAGGTTGGTCTCTGGGACACGTGCCAGCTCATAGATGATGTCACTATAGCCGGCGGCAGCGGCGATGTGCACACAGGTCTTGCCATTCTCATCGTCGTAGTTGATGACGGAGGAGCCCAGGTGGTGGTCCAGGATGAGTGAGCACATAAACCTGCTCCCACTCTATTggacagagaaaagaagaaaatgtctgAGCTCCCAAAGTACTGATCTGGAAGGCAGCTAGTTCTGCCTGCTGGTTTTGGTTCTGCTAAGGTCTGCATCCGCATTGTATCGAGTTTCTAATTGTTCTGAACTGAGAAAACTGATTTATCATTTCCTGTTCCTGAGAATACTGGTTCTTGgtaaaaaacacaggaagatgtaacagaaagaaatggacaacaaaaagaaaatagtgAAGTTTCCTTGTGTTCGCACAGAGCAGCTTAAAAAGTGTTTAGTCAATCATTACCAAATACATTACAGTTGGCGTTGTATTGGACAGAGAGATCATTTAATATCAAATATCTGAAGTGACCACTATTGCAGTAGTAGATACATCAATTTCTCCAAATACTGTAAAACtctaaataacagaaaacactggCCCCAATGCAGTGTAAGTGTACACTGTCCTTTCCTTTTAGCAATGGATTTGAGCAAATACTGTGTATAGCATTGCAAGTTGCTGACATTATAAATTctcaatttttttaataaagacaaAAGTAAAACATGCTTACAGTGTTGCACAAAGGTAAGGACCAAGTGCACCATGACATCAATCAAACAAATTGATAAAGTGTGCTGCGCTGAAAAAGGCAAAGTACACTGCATGCACTCTCGCACAGATGCAGCCGTAAGCCGTAACCCTTTACTCTGTTCAGTTCTATTTGTGTAGGGGAGCATGGCCTATTTtatcacagtgtgtttgttcTAACTGTGATCAATTTTTCCTTGTATATACAGCTGCTCACTCACCGTATGTTTGCACTACCCCTTTGTGCTCCCTTTTCTCCGCTGTTTGTTTCCCTGGGTGAAATCAGGGCCCACATGGAACATATCTCTGTTCAATGGGGAACCAAAGTGGGGTTTTCTCTCAGCTGGTTATGCTCTACTGAAAGGATCTGTGAGCGTTGTCCGAAATGACCAAAAATGACCATGTGCAAATTGCACATAAATACAGGaacaaagggttttttttttactctatcCTCTGTGTCTTTGAATGATCAAAGAAAGATCCACGGAAAAGcatctttttattttgcatatctCATTTCATTATAATGAAAAGCTCTGGCTGGTAGTGTGTTTGGCTTGCAACATCAGCTGGAGTTCCAGTAGCATACTCATAGCGTGCTAATAGAAATTCTCAATAATGCGCGTAAATACTGCACTTGACATCTATCAAAAATACAATCTTAAACATGCGCAGAAGTTactattgtgtgtgtgaataaagaTTTCAATATGTTGTACATTGACAGTAGTAAAATTCTGggtgaaaacaaaattgataagcaaaacaaaaaagaacaaaaaaaaaatcacaggtgGGCTAGGGATCATTTTAGGTTGAAGCACCAGCCATTTCAATTGTCAGTGGTTACAAAGCCGCAAGGGGGTGGCACGTTTCACTTGAGCAGAACATCAAAATGAAACTATATAACAGGAAGTAGAGCTCTGTTAAGCATAGTGCATGATTCCTC belongs to Megalops cyprinoides isolate fMegCyp1 chromosome 5, fMegCyp1.pri, whole genome shotgun sequence and includes:
- the ankrd55 gene encoding LOW QUALITY PROTEIN: ankyrin repeat domain-containing protein 55 (The sequence of the model RefSeq protein was modified relative to this genomic sequence to represent the inferred CDS: substituted 1 base at 1 genomic stop codon), with the translated sequence MMLXSTMEFSSSSVFDQHKDSAEEVDLNVVYQAAANGDVNTLTAIIREDPSILECCDGEGSTPLMHAVSGRQVDTVKLLLKMGASINTQDACGRTSLSLATYLGWLEGCVCLLRNGAKQNIPDKNGRLPLHAATAETDLRLMAVLLQQSTLCEINHQDNEGMTALHWASFHNRPQHVQALLQKGADPTLVDKDFKTALHWAVQSGSRFMCSLILDHHLGSSVINYDDENGKTCVHIAAAAGYSDIIYELARVPETNLQALDVDERTPLHWAAAAGKADCVQALLQLGVDPGPRDINENTPLTYAMYCGHTACIKLLSTESRSESARQLHSQNSDQTQKKEGKFSVLNQIFSCKKKKEHQAARQKDKSRDRHLREETSEVDDIITMFDCIMDSSGSEQSEDSSDVRKRPGENQKHHLKQNHTAKEYKGLPPIRTQSLPPITLGNSLLASSQNAVQGSTPGQMAYHFAHRSQKSRSEHDLFDNRPKGQALLSNSWRSESNQVLSHKAWTAPPSEKLLDELLDAKSNPLDVLYPNHIPYMQKNDQAPNTHLLPLDRLKIRETALTRNSLAPIRDHCTHRFSLPPDQVSQGVKKSKSLPLSSLSRTRTGLPPPMTSKPHRLGMPQSQSLCSFMHVQAGDPLRNVHVLPAIPSQKKHSPSPPEPQSTHSNDNRT